One part of the Mycolicibacterium aromaticivorans JS19b1 = JCM 16368 genome encodes these proteins:
- a CDS encoding acyl-CoA dehydrogenase family protein yields the protein MDARLTSEQQQLRDAAARLADDFGPGSVADLDDQSRRARLAKTVDATGWRSLRSDGASGVEVALVAEEFARGLVDVPFLGPVLADDLYCLLAADPVPATIAVGHTVIDADGSSAALRLAGTTVESVGVGAARDGADLTRITAAVSGSADTVGELTAELTQRWYALALAVTTADLVGAARGTLTLATEYAKVREQYGSAIGSYQAVAHMLAEGLALIEGSVSVLRHAAWAVDELPVEQAVEAGRVAKIYCARAALAVCEMSIQVHGGIGNTWECLAHVYLRRVLAATEAWPVKLEELTIGLS from the coding sequence ATGGATGCACGCCTGACCAGTGAGCAGCAGCAGCTGCGCGATGCCGCCGCCCGGCTGGCCGACGACTTCGGACCGGGCTCCGTCGCGGACCTGGACGACCAGTCGCGCCGGGCGCGGCTGGCCAAGACCGTTGACGCGACCGGCTGGCGGTCGCTTCGTTCCGACGGCGCCAGCGGCGTCGAAGTGGCGTTGGTGGCAGAGGAATTCGCGCGTGGTCTGGTCGACGTGCCGTTCCTCGGGCCGGTGCTCGCCGACGATCTGTACTGCCTGCTGGCGGCCGACCCGGTGCCGGCGACCATCGCGGTCGGTCACACCGTCATCGACGCCGACGGTTCCTCCGCTGCGCTACGACTCGCCGGAACGACCGTCGAATCGGTCGGTGTCGGTGCGGCCCGCGACGGCGCCGACCTGACCCGCATCACCGCAGCCGTCTCCGGCTCAGCGGACACCGTGGGGGAGCTGACCGCCGAGCTGACGCAGCGCTGGTACGCCCTCGCGCTTGCGGTGACGACGGCCGACCTGGTCGGCGCGGCACGCGGCACCCTCACGCTGGCAACCGAATACGCCAAGGTGCGCGAGCAGTACGGCTCGGCTATCGGTTCGTACCAGGCCGTGGCCCACATGCTGGCAGAGGGCCTGGCCCTCATCGAGGGATCGGTCAGCGTGCTGCGTCACGCCGCCTGGGCTGTCGACGAGCTGCCCGTCGAGCAGGCTGTCGAAGCCGGCCGGGTCGCCAAGATCTACTGCGCACGAGCCGCACTCGCGGTGTGTGAGATGTCGATCCAGGTGCACGGCGGCATCGGCAATACCTGGGAGTGCCTCGCCCATGTCTATCTGCGCCGGGTGCTGGCCGCCACCGAGGCCTGGCCAGTCAAGTTGGAGGAGTTGACCATTGGACTTTCGTGA
- a CDS encoding acyl-CoA dehydrogenase family protein — MDFRDSPDEAAFRERLRGWLTEQKGKFPTSGDAYWAKAGEWHQALYAAGFFGTSWPTEYGGQGLPPVFDVIVDEEIAKAGAPARPSLGYLVVGLSHHGSEELRQRFLPGMINGTERWCQGFSEPGAGSDLAALTTTATQCGDDPDTYVIDGHKIWTSYSDCADWCLVLARTDKEVPKHKGISAFIVTMHQPGIVQRPLKMISGVTKEFGQVEFDGARVPAANMVGAPGDGWKLAMTVVSHEREPSTLGFSARYGKLVRQMASRVEGPTPDELSWAWVQTEMLRLHVRRRLSEQLDGITHGPDGSLDKLLMTWTEQSVGHAALATVGTDDEELFGAYLYSRAQSVMGGTSQIQKNIIAGRILGLGV, encoded by the coding sequence TTGGACTTTCGTGATTCGCCGGACGAGGCCGCGTTCCGGGAGCGGCTGCGCGGCTGGCTGACAGAACAGAAGGGCAAGTTCCCGACGTCGGGAGACGCCTACTGGGCCAAGGCGGGGGAGTGGCACCAGGCGCTGTACGCCGCCGGGTTCTTCGGCACGTCCTGGCCGACAGAGTACGGCGGCCAGGGCTTGCCACCCGTGTTCGACGTGATCGTCGACGAGGAGATCGCCAAGGCCGGGGCGCCCGCGCGTCCGAGCCTGGGCTATCTGGTGGTCGGCCTTAGTCATCACGGCAGCGAGGAACTGCGGCAGCGCTTCCTGCCCGGGATGATCAACGGCACAGAGCGCTGGTGCCAAGGCTTTTCGGAGCCCGGGGCCGGATCGGACCTGGCCGCGCTGACCACGACCGCGACCCAGTGTGGCGACGACCCGGATACTTACGTCATCGACGGCCACAAGATCTGGACCAGTTACTCCGACTGCGCCGACTGGTGCCTCGTCCTGGCGCGCACCGACAAAGAGGTGCCCAAACACAAGGGCATCTCGGCCTTCATCGTCACGATGCACCAGCCGGGGATCGTCCAGCGGCCGCTGAAGATGATCAGCGGTGTCACCAAGGAATTCGGTCAGGTCGAGTTCGACGGGGCGAGGGTGCCGGCCGCGAACATGGTCGGGGCGCCCGGCGACGGCTGGAAGCTGGCGATGACGGTGGTCAGCCACGAGCGCGAGCCGTCGACATTGGGCTTCTCGGCGCGCTACGGGAAGCTGGTGCGCCAGATGGCCTCCCGCGTCGAGGGCCCGACACCCGACGAACTGTCGTGGGCGTGGGTGCAGACCGAGATGTTGCGCCTGCACGTGCGTCGGCGCCTGTCCGAGCAGCTCGACGGCATCACGCATGGCCCGGACGGGTCGCTGGACAAACTGTTGATGACCTGGACCGAGCAGTCGGTCGGGCACGCCGCGTTGGCCACCGTCGGCACCGACGACGAGGAGTTGTTCGGTGCCTACCTCTACAGCCGTGCCCAGAGCGTGATGGGCGGGACGTCGCAAATTCAGAAGAACATCATCGCCGGACGAATTCTTGGACTGGGAGTTTAA